DNA from Sulfurimonas gotlandica GD1:
TTATCAGATGATGCGTCCATTAATTCATTTGCTAATCTCTCAGCCATAGTTCTTTCATTTCTCTTACGAGCAGAATCAATTAACCATCTGATAGACAGTGATAGTTGACGTACCGGGCGTACTTCTACTGGAACTTGATAAGTAGCACCACCAACACGGCGACTTTTAACTTCGATAATAGGTTTAATATTTTCGATTGCTTCATTAAATGTGTCTATACCAGTTTTTTCACCACGAGAGCTAATAATATCCATTGCACTGTAAATGATTTTTTCTGCTGTAGATTTTTTACCATCAAACATAATTTTGTTAATAAATTTCGTTAAAACTTTGCTTCCATAAACTGGGTCAGGCATTATTTCACGAACGGGAGCTTTTCTTCTTCTCATTTTTGAATTTCCTTTTCTTCAATTCTTTCAAATTTACTCAAAATAAAGCCACTTAAAGCTTATCCTGTGCTAGCTTGATTTAATAAATTTTAAACTTCTAATTAGAAGTTATTTTACTTTTGGTCTTTTTGTTCCATATTTAGAACGAGCAACCGTACGGTTAGCAACACCAGCAGTATCTAACGCACCACGAACGATATGGTACTTAACACCCGGTAAATCTTTAATACGACCACCACGAACAAGAACGATTGAGTGTTCTTGAAGATTATGACCCTCACCACCGATATAAGAAATAACTTCGAAACCTGAAGTTAATCTAACTTTTGCAACTTTTCTTAAAGCCGAGTTAGGTTTTTTTGGTGTAGTTGTGTAAACACGAGTACATACACCACGACGCTGTGGACAAGATACAAGAGCAGGTGATTTAGATTTCTTAACCACACGTTTACGCTCATTACGTATCAATTGATTGATTGTAGGCATACAATTCCTTTACTTTATTTTTCCAGTAGAATTTAACTCTCCAATTTTTTGGGAGTTATAGACGCGTAATATTATACAAAAAGTGATTAAAGTTAGCTTATTTTAAGTGTGGATTAATATTTGTAGTAGGAAATGAGAATAAATGCTCCTACGCAAAAGCGTAGGAGTAGGAAATGAGAATTAAACTATCTAACTTCTTCATTATGGAAAACAATTTCTTGATCTTTATATATACCAGTTCCAACAGGAATAGTACGACCAATAATTACGTTTTCTTTAAGATCATTAAGATCATCTACCTTAGCTGATACTGCTGCTTCAGTAAGAACTTTAGTTGTATCTTGGAATGATGCAGCTGAGATAATACTATCAGCAGCGACAGCAGCTCTTGTAATACCAACCAAGAACGGCTCAGCAATCGCTGGACGACCACCAAGACGAGTGATTTTTTCATTTTCGGCTTTAAATTTAGCTTTTGAAATCAAGTCACCTTGAATAAACTTAGTATCACCAGATTTTACAATTTTAATTTGTCTTAGCATCTGAGTAAATATAACTTCAATATGTTTATCAGAGATATTAACACCTTGAGAACGATAAACTTGTTGAACTTCACTAACTAGGTAATTATAAAGTGCTTTAACACCCATAATACGAAGTAACTCGTGTGAAGAAATAATACCAGTAGTAAGTCTCTCACC
Protein-coding regions in this window:
- the rpsG gene encoding 30S ribosomal protein S7 gives rise to the protein MRRRKAPVREIMPDPVYGSKVLTKFINKIMFDGKKSTAEKIIYSAMDIISSRGEKTGIDTFNEAIENIKPIIEVKSRRVGGATYQVPVEVRPVRQLSLSIRWLIDSARKRNERTMAERLANELMDASSDKGNAFKKKEDTYRMAEANKAFAHYRW
- the rpsL gene encoding 30S ribosomal protein S12, producing the protein MPTINQLIRNERKRVVKKSKSPALVSCPQRRGVCTRVYTTTPKKPNSALRKVAKVRLTSGFEVISYIGGEGHNLQEHSIVLVRGGRIKDLPGVKYHIVRGALDTAGVANRTVARSKYGTKRPKVK